The genomic segment GATCTAAAGATTAAAAAGAGCCTGTACCATGCCTTTCATGAGATTAGAATAAGTTAATTTGAGTTTCGCTCACAACCTTTTCGTCATTATGAAATAACTCATTAAATGACCGTTATCAGGTGACTGTTTTATGTTGTGAAAATGCAGTTGCTGAGGTCTCGTTAAGTTTAGGCACACGGAAAGATTGGTGAGGGTTAAGGAAAATCATGATTTCAGTCAAAACACTTGGTTTTGTCTGCCAATGTTTCGCTAAAAGTACCAGATGGTTGGTTGAACAGTGAGCTAATATAGCTTGAGATATTGTTTTGTTGTATGATTACATTAACTgaatatcaataataatatacaaaatGTAATCCATTGTCATTATTTTTTAACAGGTTAGATAAATTGGTAGATATAATACTATTACCCTGCCTTATCTTTATAAAGACTGGTTGCTGATATTGAAAGACACTGCAGAACCTCAAAAGAAAGTGACTTGAATAGGGACTTGACttgccttaaaggggacatattatgccaccaggtgtgagtgtgattagcccttAAGGTGGCGACACACCGGGCCGACTGTCGATTCGATCAACCGAAATGGGAAGTACACACCTACGCGATTACAGCCATCGCGCTGTTCTGCGCGAtgtaatgtctccaaaacaacaCGCGGCACTAATCTGTATTGTGGGCCAATCTGTATTGTGGTGCCGCATAGTTTGTCAGGGAATAATGGAATGTGAAAAGTTCAAATGTCAAGGTAACCTACTCATAAATCGGCATTTGTCAGTAGTGACATTTATTACATGGGAATGGAGGACGAAGGAAGGGTTCTCTTCATGTGAATGATGTCCATAGACCACGCTGACTGGCCCACATTCAGACGCAGTAGGAGCAGTCCATCGTATGCAGGGAGATAGCTttttcaaagatgtgttttattGTAAGAAGTAATGAAgtataaaatgtaataaataatgTGATAAATTGTTGCTCGAGGTCTTCGGCCCACATGATTCAATTAGATGCCAAACAATGCGTTGAGAGAGTGTGTCGACATCGTCTTCGCTTACACTGTTTATCTGGTATGTTTACTATCCTCACTTCCGGGATTCACTGATTCGCTAGTCAAGCTGCTAGACCTCAAACCAATCAGAATGGTAAAAGACTGAACGATTCTAATGGCCGATTACACATGTTGAATAGGCTGAAAAGAACGCCAAAGTGGCAGATTTCATCATACACACCAAAGAGACTCAGGTCACCGACCTCTCAAGCCTCACCGACGCCGATTTTTGGGCCGGTGTGTCTcctttacaagccgttttgaaagtctgcgtcttctgacatcactagtgggtgtgtccacctagatctcaCAACTGGTGGCATAATATATCTCCTTTAACTAAGGACTCGACTTATAATAAACTCTGAGTCACATGTCTGATACGTAATCTTCAAAATAAGCTCCAGTGGGGTGATGGATAATGGCTACAAATTGATATAAATGATAGATAAAATACATGTTGAATATAAAGATAGAGATAAACAGGGGATGCCTATTTCGGCAAAGATGCATTTCTTGCTTTATATGGCTCTAGGTTGTGTGATAACATTGTAGGAATGCATCATTGGCATTAGATAGAAATCTAATGATTCCCCTCCGAAGCAGACGTTGGGCTTGGGCGCCACTTTCCAGAGGGGTAAACAATGGAGCGGTTTCTCAAGCTAGTGCACCTTTTACTGGTTATAtttgagaagaggagggagagagagagagagacagagagagagagagagggagagagagagagagagagagagagagagagagagagagagagagagagagagagagagagagagagagagagagagagagagagagagagacacagagagagagagatgataacACAGGAATGGATGGGAAATATGGGTTCAATCAAGGTTCCTTATAGGACACTGGTTTTCCGGGAAATGCTAGTTTTGCTCAGGATGTAGAGTCAGCCGGAacacattgtattttttttccttcttcagAAGAGAGAACCGAAAAAGCACCCACCGAGATTTCCCCTGATTATTTCTCTTGGGCGGAGCTTAAATTGTCGTTTGTGACAATGTTATGTAATTCTAAGTTATCTTGAaaataggggagggggggcgactTGGCCAGAGAACTCCCGGAGAATGACAGGTGTCGGATTCCCTCCTCAAGCGGAATAATAATGATCCTACCACACAACGACAGAATTGCATGTTAATGTTATTGTATCGTCACTATCAACAATCAAGTTAACACGAACTATTAACACAGCAGTCCAAAGTGTGTGCAGGGCTTTCCGACTGTAAATAAAGAGGCTGTCATCAGTAAACCATGCAGtaaaaaacatatctgctaAAGTCGAACCAGCACTCCCCCTATTGACTGTTTAAATTACTACATCATTTCTTGTAAACGCTCGTGTTCTCGGCTCGCTTAGGTTGCCGTTTATTTTAAAGGGCGTGCTCCAAGTAGGTCACACATTCGTGTCTGAAAAAACTGGTCGTCGTATCTTGAACACGTGTTATTTATAGGCTATGTGCAACTGTATTTTCATGCACACTGAAACCATATTTATAAATCGTCTCTTAAAATAGTTAAATGATATACAAATTGCACACGTTTGGCAGGAAGGGAACTGTTTTAAATGTCTTTATTAAACTATTTTAAAAGGTCAGTTCTATAAAGTATACGTTTCTCAGAAACAAAGGTTACTCAACGTGCACAATGTGAAGGATTAGGAACATTGCCTGCTTATTCGCTCATGCAAGGATTGCCACAAGTTGAATCGTTGTCCTTTTTTCCTTCTTGCTTTGCGCCTACAGATGAGTCTGACGATGTATTCAAAGGCATGATTTCTGGGAAATCAGACGACTTGCAATCCGTCCGCCGACAATCTTCACTGCGCATCTGCGGACTGAAGTCAGCAGTGGCCAACCCCCTTTTGATAGCTGGTTGCGCCCGATACAGGGGAAATCCAACCTATGAGTATAAAAAAGGAAGCCTTCCGTTTGTGTTTCAGTTCACTTATTGAAGTCGACCTGATACATACATCAAGCCAGGAGAAAGTCTGGATCATTCTTTGCATTTCTGAACGGATTATTCCCCATTTGAAACTGTAAGTAGGCTTACTAATAACAGAaactgtttttgtgtgcatatgaTAACATTATTTAAAGGCGATGAGGTTACTTTGTTTCAAAAGGGATTTATCTCAACAAAGCGATGGAACACCTATGTGTGTAGTATAGCGCATGGTTTAAACAAAGTTTTCTTTATAGTCTAATTAAATTGCatgacattattttagattcaaTAGGCCTAAGTAAAAATTATTTCTCTTATAGTTCGTGGCCAAATCAAAAATAAAGTTCTTTGTTGATTAAAGCTCAAGAATGATTTGGTTATTCATTAGGCTATTCACACCATGATCTTTTCCCAATTCTATTTCATTTGTTATTTTAGACAAAGATGCCGGTAGCAAGGATGAAAATGAGACCTTGGTTGGAGAGAATGATCGAGTCCAATAAAGTTCCGGGACTCAGTTGGGTGGACAAGGTACGAATTATTTTGCGCGCGCTATTCATCTCGCGTCTGCTTCTGTGCCACGCATTTTGGAAACTAGCTCCCATAGTCTACTGTACTTTATTTGTTTTGCATTCAATCGCATGCAATATTATATTCTATTCAATTTTGTATAAAACAATATATCTGATCTAATGGTGCAGCTATTACGTTAAGGCATTGATATCCGATCGGTGGTGCAGCTGTTGATGCGGACTAATGaggatgttggtgtgtgtaggaTCAAAAGATGTTCGCCATCACCTGGAAGCATGCTGCAAGACACGGCTGGCAGGTGGAGAAGGACGCCAGTCTGTTCAAACACTGGGCCATTCATACAGGTGAggaccatccccccccccccctcccaaacacacacacacacacacacacacacacacacacacacacacacacacacacacacacacacacacacacacacacacacacacacacacacacacagactagttACAAAGTCCATTTGactttgtttcattttttttatttattttttatttattttggaatGCATAATACCCTCTCGTCACACTTCCATGGCATTCAAAGCGTCCTTCGATATTGGACCTGTCATAGTTCAGGAGGCTATCATTTACCAGCCTGTTTCTTCTTGTATGGTTTTTGCATCATTCTGAGAATTTcttttattgattgattttattCAGGGAAATTCAAAGAAGGTGTAGACGAATCAGACCCAAAGAAATGGAAAGCCAACTTCCGCTGTGCCATGAACTCACTGCCAGACGTTGAACAAGTGAAAGGCAAGAATGTCAACAAAGGCCAACAGGCAGTGCGGGTTTACAAGATGGTGGCAGTCACCGCAACTAAAGGTGAGAAGACCGTAATGTCAtgatgtttttcattttaaatctATACAGTCCAATAGTGGTTAAAGATGAGTGAGCTTGGATAGAATATTAAGATGTTTTTCTCATCAATCCTAACAGACAGGCGGACCAAAACCAAGGATGGAAAGAGAAGGAACAAGGTAAATACACATTTTGATGGAATGGATGTATGTTacttccatttttttttaacaatagtcattcattcattcattcattcattcatttggaTTGTCTCTCTTTGCTCACAGTTAACAAAGGCCAGGTTGGAAGAGACAGACTTCAGTGACACACAATCGTGTGAAGATCAACATCCACCCCATTATGACGACACATGTTCCCCACAGGAAAACACAATTGACAGCACAGAACAAGGTAAGACAGATACAAGTCAGCAAGAAGGCCTATGTCGCTTCTTCAGAGATGGTGCCATCATTAACGTTTAATTTGATTACAAATACttacaaaatgttatgttttgttttttctccacTTTGTAGACATGATATCTCTGCCTCTGAGTGCATCTGAGGTACCGGATTTTGAAAATGTAATCACGATTGGGAACGACAGCAACAACGCAGATTACTTCTACCGTAGATTTGAAGTTTCGCCAGAACACTCACCAggtatggaaacacacacattttagcCATAGCATATTAGCTTTGTTCTTACTTAATTCTTGTTGGAACAGATGATTATTTACTTATGTTGAAGCTTTGTTTCTGAAGAAAATTTAAACTTGACTCGTTATAGAAATGCAGGTTATGTAACTATTAATAGCTTTATTGTTAGACTAGTACAAAGACTGTACTAGTAAGACTCACTTAAGTAATTCAAACATTTAAAAGTTCATATCATTCAGGGTTTAATGTGTCCAAATATGTTCTCTTTTGTTATACAGAATTTGAAGACGCAGAGGAGCTCTTAAAGGTGAGAATCTCTTTATTCTGTTTCAGATTTTTGCATGTGACCTTCATTGACAGCAATCCCCATGTCTACCTGATTGCTTTATCTGTTCATCTGTAATATCCCTGAATGTAACGTTCTCAACTGTGTGTATAGTATCATACAATAAATGACAGAAGAACAATATAAGGCTGACTCAAGCCATGCTATTTCAGCTATGCCAGCAGCTGGAGCCAGAAACAAATTGGATGCAAAGCAGTTCAGATGACCGGCTGAGCAGTGGCATTCACTCAGACTCAAACTACAGCCCACACAGCCAATGGAGTGACACATCCTCAGGTAGATTCTGCAAACCAATTTGATCAGATATCATCCAGGGTGTAATCTAATGATTGGACTTAAAGGTGCTGTATTTAATATGCAAGAGAAAATGAGAAAGccttctctgctccctccccacGTTTCTACTCCATTGAGATGTGCTGTCTATTCTAAACCAAGGGAATCAGGGAAGAGATCCCAGTCTTAAAAACTAAAATGGCTTATATAAAGTCATATCAAACAGATAATCTCACAACGCATCGCAATTACAGTTTACTGGTGGCTatggcatttctaacaaattactCAAATTACTTTACTTAAATCATACCAACCGCATTATTGAGGCTATGTGTAGCTAGATAAATGTGCTTTGCAATGTAACTAAGGATGATTATTCTTACTCTGTGGTAATTGATTCGTTCCTTCATTGATTTCAGGAGAGGACCTAGACATGCGGCTATACACCGACCTCAGCACAGGGACTGAATGCTACTCACCTGAGACCTGGAACATGTTCCCAACCCCCATATACCAACAGATCAACTTCCATCCCTGAAGCATCTTGGACTAAGTGAGACGGAAGGACAACGACTCACTGACAATAAAGACATGTGCTGGATCCTACTAGCACGAGGAACACATCATGTCCGCCTCTCCCCTCCTACTGAGCATCGCTGTGGAAACAGACTTTAAGATGGGTTTAAAAAAGGTTTTTCTTCAGTTCAGGGAAAAGAATCCTCACAACTGCATCCACTTCTTGGTTTTCtaaagagggaaaaaaaaatggTGCCTCTTGTTTCAGCAAACTTTCTATATATTGTCGCAGGCAGCATTATTAAATACATTAAACAGCTAATAGTTTTGCAAAGGTTCCATGGCATGCATGTGCTTATAGTTATAGACAAATAACTCTTTACACAATCATATACACACTGTATAAATGAAGTTTGCTGTTATTTTGATGCCAACCATTTTGGTTTTTGTACAAAGTTGTAATATAagattttaatgtaaaataaaaacctTTATACTGTGATACTTCTATTTCGGTTTTTAAACACGAAGAATACCCATCTTTGTAAAATAATTTGGATAACATAGGCTATagcatatcatatatattactTACATACAAATAATGCGGGGGTAGCGGGGTGGGGGGTAATCTGCTCTGTTTATTCCTCGTGAGAAAtgtgaaatataaaataaatcaacacaTATTGCATAGGTAGGCTAATTATAGCCTACATCAAATGACGTGTTCAAGCGTCAACCTAAACAATAATTGCATTCCCAGTAAGTTGAACAAGTTGGAGCTCTGAAATTATTGCCGAATTTCTGACCTGTAACTCTGATTTCGGACAACTGTTAACTGAATTTAGAACAAGTCGGAGATCGTTTATTCCGAGTGCCGAGTTGTCATGAACGCGACATTACTATAAAGTGCATGATTTCCCGGGAAACGAAACTTAAGGTTCGCACACCGTGGCCCGCCCACAGGAAGCGTTCATGCAATCAGCTTTCGGCTTGGCAGTAACACATAAAACTTTGTTTGAATATTCAAATACACAGCAAAGAGGAGGCAGGCTCAGGCTTATGCTTCGTATTTTAGTATAATGAATAATGTGCACTTCCAGCTTGAAACGTAGCATGTTTTAGATATAGATATCTCAGCAACTGTTGGAAAGTAACTCTCGTGTTCACCTCCTTTGTTGttgatgaataaaataaatgagatAATTGATAAATGATAAATGATAAATATTACCAGCAGCATGAAGACAAATTAGACGCATTGGATTTcagaacgaacacacacacacacacacacacacacacacacacacacacacacacacacacacacacacacacacacacacacacacacacacacacacacacacacacacacacacacacacacaaccaacactgCCAAACACATTCTGATAAGAACAGGGAGGAGCTAGGGAGCTAGGAGGTAGATGGGAGGGGTGTTAATTTCTCGCAGGTCTGCTGATTTACAAGAAACGCTGTAGCTGTCGCCTATCTAGTCAGTCACAGTAACAATTGCTGGCATAAAAAATGAACCAACCTTAACCCAGCTACTGGATCACTATTGGACAGAACACATGCTGCGTTAATTTGACCCAAGTGCTGGGTTACAGCTTTTAACCTAGAATGATGGGTTGTTCATATGACCCAACCTATTGGGTGAAATTAACTATATTGCTTGGTTAAATACTACCCATTACCTGGGTTATTTCTTGTCTCAttgccttgctctctctctatatataatatttatatttagttaTTATTGCATGTGTATTATATTGTTATACCTGTATTTAGTATatagttataaaatataaacaaaatataaatgatTGTGTAATTTGAAATAATTTCAGATAATCAAACAATTAGATCACTGTAAATGTGCATTTAAATATGGATTTGTTGAAAGTATTTTACACCCTCCCTCACTCATATACCTGCATGCCTTGTCTTAAATTCATCTCCGAGGCACAGAATATAAGGACTTGGTTGACTCCTCTCAGATAGATGAATGTACTCCACCATGTCGGTCCCCACCTGTTAATTACAATGCTTACttgaagcaggtgaaccagaggccatgtaaacacgccgtccggccgccaccctacagccaccagactgagggggggaaagaagcAGCATAGAGGAATGAACAACAAGCGTAGGTCGCGTCTCTGGTAGTACGTACTGGCGTTCGACCAAAgtcttttttatctttattttacaGGAAAGAAAAactgtcagcccccccccccccccgctgtgccgcggggcagaggagagcagggcgggGCTAATGACCGCCGCCGCAGATTGGGAGGCTca from the Gadus macrocephalus chromosome 7, ASM3116895v1 genome contains:
- the irf1b gene encoding interferon regulatory factor 1b isoform X2 — its product is MPVARMKMRPWLERMIESNKVPGLSWVDKDQKMFAITWKHAARHGWQVEKDASLFKHWAIHTGKFKEGVDESDPKKWKANFRCAMNSLPDVEQVKGKNVNKGQQAVRVYKMVAVTATKDRRTKTKDGKRRNKLTKARLEETDFSDTQSCEDQHPPHYDDTCSPQENTIDSTEQDMISLPLSASEVPDFENVITIGNDSNNADYFYRRFEVSPEHSPEFEDAEELLKLCQQLEPETNWMQSSSDDRLSSGIHSDSNYSPHSQWSDTSSGEDLDMRLYTDLSTGTECYSPETWNMFPTPIYQQINFHP
- the irf1b gene encoding interferon regulatory factor 1b isoform X1: MPVARMKMRPWLERMIESNKVPGLSWVDKDQKMFAITWKHAARHGWQVEKDASLFKHWAIHTGKFKEGVDESDPKKWKANFRCAMNSLPDVEQVKGKNVNKGQQAVRVYKMVAVTATKDRRTKTKDGKRRNKLTKARLEETDFSDTQSCEDQHPPHYDDTCSPQENTIDSTEQDMISLPLSASEVPDFENVITIGNDSNNADYFYRRFEVSPEHSPEFEDAEELLKLCQQLEPETNWMQSSSDDRLSSGIHSDSNYSPHSQWSDTSSDQLPSLKHLGLSETEGQRLTDNKDMCWILLARGTHHVRLSPPTEHRCGNRL